The nucleotide sequence GAAAACTTTGATGTAATTTTACTTCCCACGTTTGAAACATCACAGATGGTTTCTAAGTCCAGACGTAAACTTAGAAACAAATCTGTCAGGCAAATGCTGACTCTAAGCCATTATGAGTTTAAGCAATTTCTGAAGTGGAAGGCTTGGGAAAACCATAAAGTTGTGATTGATTGTAACGAAGCCTATACTTCTAAAACGGTGTCATGGACAGGTGAAATTATC is from Planktothrix serta PCC 8927 and encodes:
- a CDS encoding zinc ribbon domain-containing protein, translated to ENFDVILLPTFETSQMVSKSRRKLRNKSVRQMLTLSHYEFKQFLKWKAWENHKVVIDCNEAYTSKTVSWTGEIINKLGGAKIIKSASTQSKMDRDLNGARGIFLRALVDTPWLREYLN